Proteins encoded together in one Gadus chalcogrammus isolate NIFS_2021 chromosome 18, NIFS_Gcha_1.0, whole genome shotgun sequence window:
- the aatkb gene encoding serine/threonine-protein kinase LMTK1 isoform X2, which produces MHFLEEAQPYRALQHPGLLQCLAQRTEVTPYLLVMEFCPLGDVKGYLRSCRATESIIPEPLILQRMACNIASGLLHMHKNNFTHSDLALRNCLLTADVSVKIGDYGLAHTKYRDDYHVTSDQVHVPLRWIAPELVDEVQGDLQMANQTPPSNIWSLGVTIWELFELANQPYRHYSDRQVLSYTIKEQQLKLAKPLLKVPLAERWYEVMQFCWLQPEQRPTAEEVHLLLSYLCAKGASEVEEDFERRWNSLRPTTGGHHGHNHGSSLPSDRRPPSSPSASSFPLLEQFSGMGEGYQSESGDDILTVTETSHGLNFEYKWEQARAEQHYQPAAHSDGLGHHRCHDEFYPPGGIVGGCPMEGIGASPSYYQTKHLPVPGVVPVLSAHSPSLGNEYYIRIEEPGECNIQLDYDVCSYSPDYQGSSGSFLTGSAESGECMSCPSQANNMGSYWSADIHKADLYDSQDSSPAISLTMEPLLGQVSDSSPLTPWVSGHYVSYKEQDGGYYYEPSPPLGMDHRYLIGDDDLPVEPLQESWGSRSLRQALGELEHPLRVPPVFNTSPQQVYGEPYLDPSQSSVIGRNVTGGYYDMMGSLRKTMPSHTNHTRHGTHSLSIDMETGGALFIGHRDSDTEDEVDEEDVFLERHSCNTWPAKHGHGVPSRHRRANGCRQDSYVDFHYTMPSTDIEDSWPEENSLAFHSLPKPIEYLEPKDNSACLGLSALQTLAPSDDAYIYMCKEGETQLPMPGECCHSHFIDPLTGLLVRNYDPDDYVTDKVIETPNSEELVNLSPAPGGPVVIKNAPLNSDKITQTMSIQEPYIDLSASDTTEKTDISANHIEYVAEVCIPLTAHAGLEKPETESELSLTADSGVDRCGSSVSLIDILDCSDDDDGNDTTDDTTDVTSGIFADESSELTASPVIKSLQKPSGTPDSMDSMELLSVGGCFEGFALPPAKPANSPRAMDSGYDTENNESPEFVPKEPHEPREPSEGKKTTLYPSLDEEEEMEEEGLRADAVPVETSEQSVSEDACVESSTTGDNTLIPLSKKIPYRDSAYFSDYESERQSRDEGDEAVEIGREGETISDTECMVERNLDNTREEELEDLDALEMNIESNRATTLLCIEEDEHMEGSFQSSESELAELEEWPSQDENSSLGDWAAEVVGAMEEALGALGEERIRAEQEKELSSRDFLQDSEEAEEAEQTQSELAGGLSENSSTLAKDKMVALEYGTPRRFSSSSPPPPSSPLPSLPPSPGRATPGDAEDADKEDADSDDSEESDEELRSYSMQEQSGGEESEDECYPVPVVVSDTSDAHNLRSLLKVPSVTTPDGMDDALENKKKVVSFFDDVTVYLFDQESPTKELVEHGFLSGEDGRGTPMRPQEKVQAPSDDSSDGNVSEESAGYEWEDDFSLLPLPTSKMVSDSPPPPRSTPPPPGPQPAAKFSRFTVSPSSVSRFSITHVSDSDVDSA; this is translated from the exons TGACCTGGCTCTTAGGAACTGCCTGCTGACCGCTGATGTCTCAGTGAAAATAGGAGATTACGGCCTCGCACACACCAAATACAGA GATGACTACCACGTGACGTCGGACCAGGTGCATGTTCCACTGCGATGGATCGCCCCCGAGCTGGTGGACGAGGTCCAGGGAGACCTGCAGATGGCCAATCAGACCCCGCCCAGCAACATCTG GTCTCTGGGGGTGACCATCTGGGAGCTGTTTGAGCTGGCGAACCAGCCCTACCGACACTACTCGGACCGACAGGTGCTCAGCTACACTATCaaggagcagcagctgaagcTGGCCAAGCCCCTGCTCAAGGTGCCACTGGCCGAGCGCTG GTATGAAGTCATGCAGTTCTGCTGGCTCCAGCCCGAACAGAGACCCACGGCGGAGGAGGTCCACCTCCTGCTCAGCTACCTCTGCGCCAAAGGAGCcagcgaggtggaggaggactttGAGCGGCGCTGGAACTCCCTACGTCCCACCACCGGAGGACACCACGGCCACAACCACGGCTCCTCCCTCCCGTCCGACCGTCGCCCtccgtcctccccctcagcctcgTCGTTCCCCCTGCTGGAGCAGTTCTCGGGGATGGGCGAGGGCTACCAGTCGGAGAGCGGCGACGACATACTGACGGTGACGGAGACGAGCCACGGCCTCAACTTTGAGTACAAGTGGGAGCAGGCGAGGGCGGAGCAGCACTACCAACCCGCCGCCCATTCCGACGGCCTGGGTCACCACCGCTGCCACGACGAGTTCTACCCGCCGGGGGGCATAGTGGGCGGGTGTCCCATGGAGGGGATAGGGGCCTCGCCTTCTTACTACCAAACCAAGCACCTCCCTGTCCCAGGGGTGGTGCCTGTCCTCAGTGCCCACAGCCCCTCCTTAGGCAACGAGTACTACATCCGCATCGAAGAGCCGGGGGAGTGTAACATCCAGCTGGACTACGACGTGTGCTCCTACAGCCCCGACTACCAAGGCAGCAGCGGAAGCTTCCTCACCGGAAGCGCTGAATCCGGGGAATGCATGTCCTGTCCCTCGCAGGCAAACAACATGGGCTCCTATTGGTCAGCGGACATCCACAAGGCCGACCTGTACGACTCGCAGGACTCGAGCCCGGCCATCTCGCTCACCATGGAGCCCTTACTGGGCCAAGTGTCGGACAGCAGCCCGCTGACGCCGTGGGTCTCCGGCCACTACGTCTCGTACAAGGAACAAGACGGAGGTTACTACTACGAACCGTCACCCCCTCTGGGCATGGATCACCGTTATCTGATCGGGGACGATGACCTCCCGGTGGAACCCCTGCAGGAGAGCTGGGGCTCCAGGAGTCTCCGGCAGGCCCTGGGGGAACTGGAGCACCCCCTTAGAGTACCCCCCGTTTTCAACACCTCACCCCAGCAGGTCTACGGAGAGCCCTACCTGGACCCCAGCCAGAGCTCCGTCATCGGCAGGAACGTCACAGGGGGATACTACGACATGATGGGCTCCTTGCGGAAGACCATGCCAAGCCACACCAACCACACGAGACACGGCACCCACTCCCTCAGCATCGACATGGAGACGGGCGGGGCGCTGTTCATCGGACACAGGGACAGCGACACAGAGGACGaggtggacgaggaggacgTGTTCCTGGAGAGGCACAGCTGTAACACCTGGCCCGCAAAACACGGCCACGGTGTCCCGAGCAGACACAGGCGGGCTAACGGCTGCAGGCAGGACTCTTACGTGGACTTCCACTACACAATGCCCAGTACAGACATCGAAGACTCCTGGCCAGAGGAAAACAGTCTGGCCTTCCATTCGCTGCCCAAACCCATTGAGTACCTGGAGCCCAAAGACAACAGTGCCTGCCTCGGTCTGAGCGCGCTCCAAACGTTAGCACCCTCCGACGATGCCTACATCTACATGTGCAAAGAAGGGGAGACCCAGTTGCCTATGCCTGGCGAGTGCTGTCACTCCCACTTCATTGACCCACTTACCGGCTTGCTGGTAAGAAACTATGACCCTGATGATTATGTCACAGACAAGGTCATCGAGACTCCTAACAGTGAGGAGCTGGTCAATCTATCGCCTGCTCCCGGGGGACCTGTGGTCATCAAGAACGCCCCCCTAAACTCTGACAAAATCACGCAGACAATGAGCATCCAAGAGCCATACATTGACCTCTCTGCAAGCGACACCACAGAAAAGACGGACATCTCGGCAAACCACATTGAGTACGTAGCAGAGGTTTGCATACCGCTAACGGCTCACGCCGGCTTAGAAAAGCCAGAGACGGAATCAGAGCTCAGTCTGACGGCGGACAGCGGGGTGGACCGATGCGGCTCCAGCGTCAGCCTCATCGACATCCTGGACTGCagtgacgacgacgacggcaaCGACACCACGGACGACACCACGGACGTCACCTCCGGCATCTTTGCGGACGAATCGAGCGAGCTTACGGCATCGCCTGTCATCAAGTCCCTGCAGAAGCCGAGTGGAACCCCCGATTCCATGGACTCCATGGAGCTCCTGTCTGTGGGCGGGTGCTTTGAGGGCTTTGCCCTTCCGCCTGCCAAACCCGCCAACTCCCCCAGGGCTATGGACAGCGGCTACGACACGGAGAACAACGAGAGTCCAGAGTTTGTCCCCAAAGAGCCCCATGAGCCCCGTGAACCGTCTGAGGGGAAGAAGACCACCCTCTACCCCAGTctcgacgaggaggaggaaatggagGAAGAGGGGCTCAGAGCTGATGCGGTTCCGGTAGAAACAAGCGAACAGTCGGTCTCTGAAGATGCATGTGTAGAATCCTCAACGACTGGGGATAACACACTCATTCCACTGAGTAAAAAGATTCCTTACAGAGACTCTGCCTACTTCTCAGActatgagagcgagagacagtcCAGGGATGAAGGGGATGAAGCTGTTGAgataggaagagagggggaaacGATTTCAGACACTGAGTGCATGGTAGAGAGAAATCTCGATAACACGAGGGAGGAGGAATTAGAGGACCTCGATGCCCTTGAGATGAACATAGAATCCAACAGAGCAACCACTCTCTTGTGcatcgaggaggatgagcatATGGAGGGATCTTTTCAGTCCTCTGAGTCAGAGTTGGCCGAATTGGAAGAGTGGCCATCCCAGGACGAGAACTCCTCCCTGGGGGACTGGGCGGCAGAAGTAGTGGGAGCCATGGAGGAAGCTCTTGGCGCTCTCGGTGAGGAGAGGATCAGGGCAGAGCAGGAGAAAGAATTGAGCAGCAGAGACTTCCTTCAAGATTCAGAGGAGGCGGAAGAGGCTGAGCAGACACAGAGCGAACTCGCCGGAGGATTGAGTGAAAACTCCTCCACCTTAGCCAAAGACAAGATGGTGGCATTGGAGTACGGTACCCCCCGCcggttctcctcttcctcccccccgcctccctctaGTCCCCTCCCTTCGCTGCCCCCGTCTCCGGGCCGGGCTACCCCCGGCGACGCAGAGGATGCTGACAAGGAGGACGCCGACTCTGACGACAGCGAGGAGTCGGACGAGGAGCTGCGCTCGTACAGCATGCAGGAGCAGAGCGGCggcgaggagagcgaggacgAGTGCTACCCCGTGCCCGTCGTCGTGAGCGACACCAGCGACGCCCACAACCTGAGAAGCCTCCTCAAGGTTCCCAGCGTTACCACCCCGGACGGCATGGACGACGCTCTGGAGAACAAGAAGAAGGTGGTGTCCTTCTTTGATGATGTCACCGTCTATCTGTTTGATCAG GAGAGTCCCACCAAGGAGTTGGTTGAGCATGGCTTTCTCTCAGGAGAGGACGGTCGAGGTACACCGATGAGACCCCAGGAGAAGGTGCAGGCCCCGTCAGACGACTCCTCAGACGGGAACGTCTCTGAAGAGA GTGCCGGCTACGAGTGGGAGGACGACTTCTCCCTGCTGCCTCTGCCCACATCCAAGATGGTGTCCGACTCCCCTCCCCCGCCACGCTCCACCCCCCCGCCACCGGGGCCCCAGCCCGCCGCCAAGTTCTCCCGCTTCACCGTCTCGCCATCTAGTGTTTCCCGCTTCTCAATCACGCACGTGTCAGACTCGGACGTGGACTCGGCGTGA